The following proteins are encoded in a genomic region of Nocardioides sp. cx-173:
- the scpA gene encoding methylmalonyl-CoA mutase — MSVPKSFAGLPLTSGGGVETGAGAPSSTTASAWASPEGIDILPIYGPEHLAGLDALDTFPGLSPFLRGPYPTMYTTQPWTIRQYAGFSTAEESNAFYRRNLAAGQKGLSVAFDLATHRGYDSDHPRVRGDVGMAGVAIDSIYDTRTLFDGIPLDEMSVSMTMNGAVLPVLALYIAAAEEQGVKPEQLAGTIQNDILKEFMVRNTYIYPPAPSMRIISDIFSYTAAKMPRFNSISISGYHIQEAGATADLELAYTLADGVEYIRAGLDTGMTIDQFAPRLSFFWAIGMNFYMEVAKMRAARALWARLVRDFDPQNPKSLSLRTHSQTSGWSLTAQDVFNNVGRTAIEAMAATQGHTQSLHTNALDEAIALPTDFSARIARNTQLLLQQESGTTGTIDPWAGSYYVERLTHDLAERAWAHILEAEAAGGMAKAIEQGIPKMRIEEAAARTQARIDSGTQKVIGVNTYRLAAEDKLDVLRVDNDDVYRQQVAKLERLRAERDDDEVRRTLEALTNSAERGADRGAERGAGGSLDGNLLALAVDAARAKATVGEISDALEKVYGRHQAVIRTISGVFRDESGGTGGTLVQQVLDETEEFEEAEGRRPRILVAKMGQDGHDRGQKVIVSAFADMGFDVDVGPLFSTPEEVAQQAIDADVHVVGVSSLAAGHLALLPALKAALAEQGRPDIMVTIGGVIPPDDVVTLREMGAAAVFLPGTVIAESALDLLAKLRDQLGH; from the coding sequence ATGAGTGTTCCGAAGAGCTTCGCAGGGCTGCCGCTGACCTCCGGGGGTGGTGTCGAGACCGGCGCCGGCGCGCCCTCCTCGACCACCGCGAGCGCCTGGGCGAGCCCCGAGGGCATCGACATCCTGCCGATCTACGGGCCCGAGCACCTCGCGGGGCTCGACGCGCTGGACACCTTCCCGGGCCTCAGCCCGTTCCTGCGCGGGCCCTACCCGACCATGTACACCACGCAGCCGTGGACGATCCGCCAGTACGCCGGCTTCTCCACCGCCGAGGAGTCCAACGCGTTCTACCGGCGCAACCTCGCGGCCGGGCAGAAGGGGCTGAGCGTCGCCTTCGACCTGGCGACCCACCGGGGCTACGACTCCGACCACCCGCGGGTGCGCGGCGACGTCGGCATGGCCGGCGTGGCCATCGACTCGATCTACGACACCCGCACCCTCTTCGACGGCATCCCGCTCGACGAGATGTCGGTGTCGATGACGATGAACGGCGCGGTCCTGCCCGTGCTGGCGCTCTACATCGCGGCGGCCGAGGAGCAGGGGGTGAAGCCGGAGCAGCTCGCGGGGACCATCCAGAACGACATCCTCAAGGAGTTCATGGTCCGCAACACCTACATCTACCCGCCGGCGCCGTCGATGCGGATCATCTCCGACATCTTCAGCTACACCGCCGCGAAGATGCCGCGCTTCAACTCGATCTCGATCTCGGGGTACCACATCCAGGAGGCCGGGGCGACGGCCGACCTGGAGCTGGCGTACACGCTCGCCGACGGCGTGGAGTACATCCGCGCCGGCCTCGACACCGGCATGACCATCGACCAGTTCGCGCCGCGGCTCTCCTTCTTCTGGGCGATCGGCATGAACTTCTACATGGAGGTCGCCAAGATGCGCGCGGCCCGCGCGCTGTGGGCCCGGCTGGTGCGTGACTTCGACCCCCAGAACCCCAAGTCCCTCAGCCTGCGCACGCACAGCCAGACCAGCGGCTGGTCGCTCACGGCTCAGGACGTGTTCAACAACGTCGGGCGCACCGCCATCGAGGCGATGGCCGCCACCCAGGGCCACACCCAGTCGCTGCACACCAACGCCCTCGACGAGGCGATCGCGCTGCCGACCGACTTCTCGGCCCGGATCGCCCGCAACACCCAGCTGCTGCTGCAGCAGGAGAGCGGCACCACCGGCACCATCGACCCGTGGGCCGGCAGCTACTACGTCGAGCGGCTCACCCACGACCTCGCCGAGCGCGCGTGGGCGCACATCCTCGAGGCGGAGGCCGCGGGCGGGATGGCCAAGGCCATCGAGCAGGGCATCCCCAAGATGCGCATCGAGGAGGCGGCCGCCCGCACCCAGGCGCGCATCGACTCGGGCACCCAGAAGGTGATCGGCGTCAACACCTACCGCCTCGCGGCGGAGGACAAGCTGGACGTGCTCCGGGTCGACAACGACGACGTCTACCGCCAGCAGGTCGCCAAGCTGGAGCGGCTGCGTGCCGAGCGCGACGACGACGAGGTACGACGCACGCTCGAGGCGCTCACCAACAGTGCCGAGCGGGGTGCCGATCGCGGTGCCGAGCGCGGGGCCGGAGGCTCGCTGGACGGCAACCTGCTTGCGCTCGCGGTCGACGCCGCACGCGCCAAGGCGACGGTCGGTGAGATCTCCGACGCGCTGGAGAAGGTCTACGGGCGCCACCAGGCGGTGATCCGTACCATCAGCGGCGTGTTCAGGGACGAGTCCGGCGGCACGGGCGGCACCCTCGTGCAGCAGGTGCTGGACGAGACCGAGGAGTTCGAGGAGGCGGAGGGCCGCCGCCCCCGCATCCTGGTGGCCAAGATGGGCCAGGACGGCCACGACCGCGGCCAGAAGGTGATCGTCTCCGCCTTCGCCGACATGGGCTTCGACGTCGACGTGGGCCCGCTGTTCTCCACCCCGGAGGAGGTCGCCCAGCAGGCGATCGACGCCGACGTGCACGTCGTGGGCGTCTCCTCCCTGGCGGCCGGCCATCTCGCGCTGCTGCCGGCGCTGAAGGCCGCGCTGGCCGAGCAGGGACGCCCCGACATCATGGTCACGATCGGTGGGGTGATCCCGCCCGACGACGTGGTCACGCTGCGGGAGATGGGTGCGGCGGCGGTGTTCCTGCCCGGCACCGTGATCGCGGAGTCGGCCCTCGACCTGCTCGCGAAGCTGCGGGACCAGCTGGGCCACTAG